The Aeoliella mucimassa genome includes the window AGCGTTTGATGGTGGACTATTCCTTCTGTAGTTGGAGCGATTCTGTGTTCAGGCGTTGGGACAGTACGACACTCGTTTTCCTGGTGTTTTTGGGAGGATTTACCCTCCTGGCGACCCCAGCATCGGCGAGTATTGTAGTTCCAAAACTCAACGTTTTTGACTTCTCAATCAACTCTGAGAATTGCTCCAAAGGCTGCTCGGCTACATCGGATGCCGAGCGACCAACCAATGAGAACGATCCAAGCTACCAGCTTAAGGAGCTTGGACTTCTTCCTGCGAGCGGCCAAGCTTCAACCACTTCAACTACTGCCTCGACCAGTTCAATTGGCTCGAGCGGCAGCATGGCTTGCGACTCGAACGCTCTCAAGCAGTCGATCGAAATCGATTTTGCCTTGGTGGCGTGGCTCAGCGGCGAAGGACGCTTGAGCTTGCCAATTCCACCACCAAACTCCCTGTTCAGACCACCACGGTTTCAGTGCTCCGCCTAAAGCGGAGTTTAACATTGTGTTGACTGAAATTACTGGTTTTATGAATTCTCTAGGAGTTTGAGATGAACTCTCGTTTACTTTGCGCTGCAGTTGCAGCGCTTGCTATCGGTGTTGTGTCTGCTTCGTCGGCAGATGCCTCGTTCGCTTTGAAGCTGACGAACGGAGCCTCCACTGTCACCATTTACGACAATGCTGCCGGTGATACGATTGGATCACTTGGGGTAATCAACTACTCTGGGGCGATTGGTGATTACACTTTGACTGTAACCTCGACCTACTCCAAGCCTTACGACGGATCGGCAGCTATTCCAGTAATGTCGATGACTGTATCGGCTAAGTACAGTGGTACAGGGAATGGCGACTTGACCGTCGAAATGACGGATACCGATTTCGGCCCAAGCTCGAATCCAATGGGTGCTGACTTGGCAATTAATAGTGCCAAGAGTACCACTGGTGCAGTCACTTACGATGCCTACATTGATTTGGGAAATGGTGAGTTTGTCAAAACCACTCAAATCGGTTCGACTCTCGGTGGCAGTGGTATTTTCGATGCTGAAGGTGCTGGTAGTGTCGCTACCAATGGTGCCTACTCGTTGACGCTTGTCACTACGATTAACAGCACTGCTGCTAATCAGACGTCGAACTTCGACGCAAGCTTTACCGTACCCGAGCCCGCTACGATGGTAGTGTGGTCGGCCCTGGGGTTGGTTGGCTTCGCCGTTTATCGGCGTCGCCAAGCCTAGTTAAGGCTCGATTGTAATAAGCATCAAGGCCGTGGCAGTTCTGCGAAGAACTGTCACGGTTCTTGGTTGCTTTCTACTTATGAATCGACACGCTAGTTGATTTGTAATTGCACAACGCTAGTCACCACGAAAAACATCTACAGTGCGGATATTCTTATGGTTACTTCAGCTTTGATGAGGGCGATTTCAGCTGCGATCGGCGTGTTGCTGATAGTGGTTGCAACACCAGCCTTGGCTTCGCTTCAAATGGGCAGCAAGGTCCATTTCAATGCCAATTTGCCGGGTACGCATGGTGGGCGATTTCTGATCACCGATGGTGGTTCACCAGCAGGTAAATCATTTTCTCCGTTTGAAACATTCTGCGTGGAGATCACTGAGCATGTGTCCAATGGAGCCATCTACTATGTAGCCGGCATCTCTGACACTACGGTGAATGGCGGGAACACGATCACAAATTACATGGCTTGGCTCTACACCGAGTTTCGCAATGGTTCGCTGAGTGGGTTTGACTATAGTGGTTCCGGAACTGCTGCTCGGAATAGCGCAAATGCACTGCAGTATGCTCTGTGGCGCGAAATCGGGCACGACGACACTACAATTCGGAACGCTTTGGGAATCAGTTCCAGCAGTTTAGCAAGTACCTATACTAACCCTTACAATTCTCTAGGTCCCGGTTGGTTAACGGACTACAACGCAGATCCCTCTTGGGACAAATCGTCTGGGTACTTGGGGCAAGTTAGAGTCATGAACTTGACCAACAAGTATGGTACGCAGCAGTATCAGGACCAACTGGTTCTCGTTGTTCCCGAGCCGATGACGGTCTTCGTTTGGACGGGCTTAATAGTGGCCGGAATGGTGATTTACAGCAAGCGGAAAACGCGTGTTCAAATGGCGTGAACATATCATTTGCCACTTACTCGGGACTGTCCTTGGTCAGACAGTTAAGGAAAGCCTCTACGGAAGGCAACCACCACTAAATGCTGGAAAGTTCAACAGAATACGCATACTCACTAAATAAACGACTATTTATACCTGTTATCTGCTAATTCTTCATTTTTCTAGTTCGCCGCCGTCGAGAATGCTCTAAACTTCCGTTAGGGCAGGCATCATATATACATCGACGCTAGAGGCCGACTAGATGCGTCCCTTCACTGCATATGCTCTCTTATTCACGATCGGCCTCGCCATCGTGGCTCTATTGGTCTACGTAGATATGCCTGCGTTACGCATACTCTGCGGTATTTCCCTTTTTGCGGTTGGCATGCTCTCTGGTACAAGAATCACTCACGAGAGGGAACGTGAGTACCAGCTCCACATCCAATCGCTGAACCAGTACCTGGCGGATCAGAATATCGAGCTAGCTGAACTCAATCTGCAGTACTTGCAAGAGAAGCTCCGTTAGAGATGGCCTCATTCACCGCAGGACAAGTGCCTTCAGCGAGTCTGTAACCTCGCACTCTCCGTCCGTTTATCTGGGCGCTTCGACAACCGTAGGAAGTTCTGAATTGCTTCACGACAGAGGATTTCTTGCTCGGCTGCGTTCTATGGCTCGATAAAATGGCGTTCCCCAGGCTCGCTTGGGCGTCGTTTCTCGATTAGCTACAATCGAAGCGTTAGCCAAAGCCCCGCGTATCGTGGGGGGAGTTGGTGTTCGGGCTCTAGTTGACGAGCGGGCCGCGGACTGTTTCGAAACGAGCGTCCTTGGTCGCATCGGACGTGACTGCTAAAGGATGCTATCGATGAAGCCGTGGACTGTTTGGATTGACGTTGGGGGTACCTTTACCGATTGCCTGGCGGTAACTCCTGCAGGTGAAATCCGCACGCACAAGCTTTTGAGTTCCGGCGTCTATAAAGGGGCGGTGGCCGAAGGCTCGACCGCGTGCGTGATTATCGATCCGCAGCGGCAAGCAGATCCCCCTGGCTTCTTTGATGGCTACCTTCTCAAGATCGGCGACCAGCAGGTGCAGGTCGAGTCGTTCGACGCGGAGAAGGGAGAGTCGACTCTCGCGGCTCCGCTGAAAGGTGAACCACGAATCGGCCAGGGGTACGAACTCCACTCCGGGGAGGAAGCCCCCATCGCGGGTACGCGTTGGTTGCTAGGCAAGCGACTCGACGACGAACTTGAGCAGGTCACCATCCGCCTGGGAACCACCAAAGGCACCAACGCGCTGCTCGAGCGGCAAGGCGCGGTAACCGCGTTTGTCACGACTGCGGGGCTGGGCGATGTGCTTCGCATCGGATATCAAACTCGTCCGAAGCTGTTCGACTTGAACATCCGACGCCATGCGGATCTCTATCGCAGTGTGCTAGAGGTCGAGGAACGCATCGGCAGCCAGGGCGAGGTGCTGGCTCCGCTCGACGAATCCCAAGTCCGCCAGCAACTCGTCGAGCTCCAGTCGCAAGGTATCCAGTCGCTTGCGATTTGTTTGATGAATGGCTATCGCAACGAGCAGCACGAACTGGCCATCGAGCGAATCGCCCGTGAATTGGGATTCCACCACATCTCGCGCGGGGTGACCCATTTGCAAAAGCTGGTCTCTCGTGGCCACACTACGGTGGTGGACGCCTACCTGACGCCGGTGATTCGCGACTATCTGCGAGCGATCCATGGCAAGCTCGCTTCGGGTGCTCTCAAGTTGATGACGAGTGCGGGCGGGCTGGTGGATGCCGAGCAGTTCATCGGCAAAGACAGCATCCTCTCCGGTCCGGCCGGCGGCGTGATCGGCTACGCCCACGTGGCGAGCGAAGCGGGCTTTGCCGGAGCGATCGGCTTCGACATGGGCGGTACAAGTACCGATGTTAGTCGTTTCGATGGGCAATACGAGCGCCGTTTCGAGATGGAGGTCACCGATCCAGAGTCGGGCGACGGGGTTCGCATCGTAGCGCCGATGCTGGCGATCGAAACTGTCGCGGCCGGCGGCGGATCGATCTGTTGGTTCGATGGCCAGAAGCTCATGGTCGGCCCGCAAAGCGCGGGCGCGTCGCCGGGGCCTGCTTGTTACGGAGCCGGTGGTCCGCTGGCGGTCACCGATCTCAATGTCTACCTCGGCAAAGTGCTGCCGGAGTATTTTGCCTTTCCGCTCGATCGCTCCGCGGTCGAATCGCGACTGCAGCAGCTTATCGACGAGGTGCAAACCGCGACCGGCCAGACCTACTCACCGGAGGCATTGGCCGCGGGGCTCACCGACATTGCCAATGCTAATATGGCAGCGGCCATCAAGAAAATCTCCATCGCCCGCGGATACGACACCCGCGACTACGTGCTGGTGAGCTTCGGCGGAGCCGGCGCGCAGCATGCGTGTGCGATCGCCCGCGAGCTTGGCATCAAGAAAGTGCTGCAGCATCCCTACGCAGGCATCCTCAGTGCATATGGTATTGGCATGGCCGATGTCAAAAAGTTTGCCGCCCGCGATGTGAGTCAGCCCTACGACGAATTGCAACTCGCAAAACTTGAGGACGTGTTCCAAGAGTTGGAGCAAGACCTCGTGCAGCAAGTGTACGACGAAGGAGTCGCCGCTGCCGACATTGAGCCTGCGGTGCGGATGCTCGACCTTCGCTACTCGGGGCAGGACACCACGATCACGATCCCCTGCCCTGCCGACGGGGATTACGCGCGGGAGTTCGCAAGCATGCACCAGCAGCTGTTCGGATTCCTGTTCGATCGCCCGATAGAGATCTACGCCGCCCGCATCGAAGTCACCGGCAAAGTTGCCAAGCCGAGTTGGCCGGTCACGAAGATTCATAGTGAGCAAACCGCGGTAGCGTCGAATCACACCCAGACCTACTTCGCTGGCGAGTGGCATTGCACCAGTGTGTACCAGCGCGACGATCTGCAGGCGGGGCACGTCTTCTGCGGGCCGGCGATTGTGGTCGAGTCCACCAGTACCGTCGTCATCGAACCAGGCTGGGAGTGCCGAGTCACCGAGCGAAACGACCTGCAGCTGACCGATCTCACCGGCGCGGCGGAGCATTCTGAGTTAAGCCAGGAAGTCGACGCCATTGCCCTCGAGTTGTTTAACAATCGCTTTGCCGCGATCGCCGAACAGATGGGCGTGACGCTGCAGAACACCGCCCTGTCGACCAACATCAAAGAGCGGCTCGACTTCAGTTGTGCCATTTTCGACGCAAATGGCGATTTGGTGGTCAACGCCCCGCACATTCCTGTGCATTTGGGGGCGATGAGCGAGTGCGTGAAGTGCCTGATGGAGGACGTGCCGGCGATGCGCCCGGGCGACGTGTTCGTCACCAACGATCCTTTCCGCGGGGGAAGCCATCTGCCGGATGTTACCGTCGTTACTCCCGTGTTCGATTCCACGGACGAGGGCCAGTCCCAGCGCGTGTTGTTTTTCACTGCTAGTCGGGCGCATCATTCGGAGATTGGTGGAATCACTCCGGGATCGATGCCGCCGTTCTCGCGTAATCTCGCGGAAGAAGGGGTGTTGATCCGACAGTTCCGGTTGGTCGAGAACCAAGCGTCTGGCGAGCAATCGCTGCGAAAGCACCTTGCCGAGGCCCCCTACCCTTCGCGGTCGATCGACGAGAATCTAGCCGATATCCACGCTCAGACCGCTGCGAACCAAAGTGG containing:
- a CDS encoding PEP-CTERM sorting domain-containing protein: MNSRLLCAAVAALAIGVVSASSADASFALKLTNGASTVTIYDNAAGDTIGSLGVINYSGAIGDYTLTVTSTYSKPYDGSAAIPVMSMTVSAKYSGTGNGDLTVEMTDTDFGPSSNPMGADLAINSAKSTTGAVTYDAYIDLGNGEFVKTTQIGSTLGGSGIFDAEGAGSVATNGAYSLTLVTTINSTAANQTSNFDASFTVPEPATMVVWSALGLVGFAVYRRRQA
- a CDS encoding hydantoinase B/oxoprolinase family protein, which codes for MKPWTVWIDVGGTFTDCLAVTPAGEIRTHKLLSSGVYKGAVAEGSTACVIIDPQRQADPPGFFDGYLLKIGDQQVQVESFDAEKGESTLAAPLKGEPRIGQGYELHSGEEAPIAGTRWLLGKRLDDELEQVTIRLGTTKGTNALLERQGAVTAFVTTAGLGDVLRIGYQTRPKLFDLNIRRHADLYRSVLEVEERIGSQGEVLAPLDESQVRQQLVELQSQGIQSLAICLMNGYRNEQHELAIERIARELGFHHISRGVTHLQKLVSRGHTTVVDAYLTPVIRDYLRAIHGKLASGALKLMTSAGGLVDAEQFIGKDSILSGPAGGVIGYAHVASEAGFAGAIGFDMGGTSTDVSRFDGQYERRFEMEVTDPESGDGVRIVAPMLAIETVAAGGGSICWFDGQKLMVGPQSAGASPGPACYGAGGPLAVTDLNVYLGKVLPEYFAFPLDRSAVESRLQQLIDEVQTATGQTYSPEALAAGLTDIANANMAAAIKKISIARGYDTRDYVLVSFGGAGAQHACAIARELGIKKVLQHPYAGILSAYGIGMADVKKFAARDVSQPYDELQLAKLEDVFQELEQDLVQQVYDEGVAAADIEPAVRMLDLRYSGQDTTITIPCPADGDYAREFASMHQQLFGFLFDRPIEIYAARIEVTGKVAKPSWPVTKIHSEQTAVASNHTQTYFAGEWHCTSVYQRDDLQAGHVFCGPAIVVESTSTVVIEPGWECRVTERNDLQLTDLTGAAEHSELSQEVDAIALELFNNRFAAIAEQMGVTLQNTALSTNIKERLDFSCAIFDANGDLVVNAPHIPVHLGAMSECVKCLMEDVPAMRPGDVFVTNDPFRGGSHLPDVTVVTPVFDSTDEGQSQRVLFFTASRAHHSEIGGITPGSMPPFSRNLAEEGVLIRQFRLVENQASGEQSLRKHLAEAPYPSRSIDENLADIHAQTAANQSGVRQLLALVERYGLEVVQSYMGHIQRVAEAKMRAALLNVPAGVHAFADRLDDGTPIEVSITVTHGADGGSATVDFTGTGPVLETNLNANLAIVASAVLYSFRCLIEEDIPLNAGVLAPIDIVVPDDCLLNPPASDDASKCAAVVGGNVETSQRIVDVLLGALGVVAASQGTMNNFLFGREGENAFGYYETIGGGSGAGPEFHGASAVHTHMTNTSLTDPEVLEDRYPVRLQRFTIRRGSGGVGHHHGGDGMVRSIEFLEPLTVSLLTQRRTTSPYGVAGGKPGRSGRNLLLRAGSDQAEELDSSVQFTANAGDVLTIETPGGGGFGVPTATASDDSA